Within the Thalassotalea ponticola genome, the region ACCCGATGCACAACCAATGCGCTTATCCAGACCTTGAGTAATAGCCAGTATCAACACTGGGGCTACAGCGAAGGCGGAGCCATGGATGAATACGCGTTTATGTGGGCTAATCGTTTACTCAACAATGCCATTGATAGCGCGGCACTTGAGATAACACTGGGTCAATTGCAATTGTACTTTGAGCGCGATTGCTACATAGCGATAACTGGCGCCGATTGCGCTGCTTATAAAAGCTCAGCGAGTCAAAGTGGCACGCAAACGGTGGGTAATTGGCAAGTCAGTGCGATGTCTGCAGGCGAGACGCTGACCTTAAAGATGCCCAAACAGGGGTTGAGAACCTACATTGCATTTGCCTCAGGTATCAGGCGGGTGATCACAGCGTCAATATCAGCTCAATCAACATCAACATCATCAGCCAAGGTGAATCGAGACAACACTGGCAACAAGGACACTCGTGCTACAGATATAGACGACTTGCCATCACCGATGATCGAAAACTCTTTGGCGAGCCATGTAATTAATCGACAGCCACTTGTGCCTAATTGCAAGCTTATCATTAATCAACCAAGCCAAACCGTGGTTAAGCGCTGCGTCAACCGTCAATACATCAGCAATTATCAACAAGTAACCGACCACGATCAAACCATTGACTACGTGCCAAGTACTCTAGCCAAACAACAGGGCAAGGACTTTGGTTTAACTTTTGGCCAACAAGTCTATGTGATAGACAGCGCGTCTAATCGGATGGGTTATCGATTACGGGGCCAGGCGTTAACGATAAATCACCAACAACGCCTATCAACCCCAACCAGTTTAGGGGCTA harbors:
- a CDS encoding biotin-dependent carboxyltransferase family protein, translated to MTVTVTRCTTNALIQTLSNSQYQHWGYSEGGAMDEYAFMWANRLLNNAIDSAALEITLGQLQLYFERDCYIAITGADCAAYKSSASQSGTQTVGNWQVSAMSAGETLTLKMPKQGLRTYIAFASGIRRVITASISAQSTSTSSAKVNRDNTGNKDTRATDIDDLPSPMIENSLASHVINRQPLVPNCKLIINQPSQTVVKRCVNRQYISNYQQVTDHDQTIDYVPSTLAKQQGKDFGLTFGQQVYVIDSASNRMGYRLRGQALTINHQQRLSTPTSLGAIQLPADGQPIVLLKDRQTIGGYPVLGCVTRQSTWQLAQMRPGQAVRFQAVTAAHACEQLNQLYQFFFS